A single region of the Biomaibacter acetigenes genome encodes:
- a CDS encoding response regulator transcription factor has translation MRILVVEDQPSLLKTIARRLQEDGYSVDTAKDGEEGLDFALVSDYDCIVLDIMLPVIDGMTVLKRLRENNIVTPVLFLTAKDAIEDRVRGLDLGADDYLIKPFSFDELLARIRALLRRQSISRETVIKIKDLTLDTNTHAVTRGGKPIELTAKEYAVLEYLMRNKGRLLTRSQIADHVWNYDFEGNSNIVDVYIRYLRRKIDDGFEDKLIQTVRGSGYMMRGES, from the coding sequence ATGAGAATTCTGGTGGTGGAAGACCAGCCTTCTTTATTAAAGACCATCGCCCGCAGGCTTCAAGAAGATGGATACAGTGTGGATACTGCAAAAGATGGGGAAGAAGGATTGGACTTTGCCCTGGTGTCAGACTATGACTGTATAGTGCTGGATATCATGCTTCCCGTAATAGACGGCATGACGGTGCTGAAAAGATTGAGGGAAAATAATATCGTGACACCTGTCCTGTTCCTGACTGCGAAAGATGCCATTGAAGACAGGGTAAGGGGCCTTGACCTCGGAGCCGATGACTATCTTATTAAACCTTTTTCTTTCGATGAGCTCCTGGCAAGAATAAGGGCTCTTTTGAGAAGGCAGAGTATTAGCCGTGAAACTGTGATAAAGATAAAAGATCTGACGCTTGATACAAACACCCATGCTGTAACCCGGGGCGGCAAACCCATAGAACTTACAGCCAAAGAATATGCGGTGCTGGAATATCTTATGAGAAACAAAGGAAGATTATTGACCAGGTCCCAGATAGCCGACCATGTCTGGAATTATGACTTTGAAGGGAATTCAAATATAGTCGATGTCTATATAAGGTATTTGAGAAGAAAAATCGATGACGGCTTTGAGGATAAGCTTATACAAACTGTAAGGGGCAGCGGGTATATGATGAGGGGTGAATCATGA
- a CDS encoding DUF1540 domain-containing protein produces MADNNPNPEVKCIVNTCTHWIPGNKCSAANIDILNEEVGKMSKTREQTECKTFAERRGLANMIGSADNVNWVGFAEELVGTGRQLNPTVTCVVDTCKYWHEGDLCNAEAIEVSGKNAKECQATDCATFEYNGKPSKNEKTQQAREKGEKFK; encoded by the coding sequence ATGGCCGATAATAATCCGAATCCTGAAGTGAAATGTATTGTCAACACCTGCACCCACTGGATCCCGGGAAATAAATGTTCCGCCGCTAATATCGACATTTTAAATGAAGAAGTGGGCAAAATGTCAAAGACCCGCGAACAAACCGAGTGCAAGACCTTTGCTGAAAGACGAGGCCTTGCGAATATGATTGGTTCCGCCGACAATGTAAACTGGGTGGGATTTGCCGAAGAACTTGTAGGTACAGGCCGCCAGCTGAATCCCACTGTAACGTGTGTTGTAGATACCTGCAAGTACTGGCACGAAGGCGATCTCTGCAATGCTGAAGCCATCGAAGTTTCAGGGAAAAATGCGAAGGAATGTCAGGCCACCGATTGCGCCACCTTTGAATATAACGGCAAGCCTTCAAAAAACGAAAAAACACAACAGGCCAGGGAAAAGGGAGAAAAGTTTAAATAA
- a CDS encoding PucR family transcriptional regulator, with protein sequence MGITVKEALKLKGLDRAKLIAGEKGLDRFIKRVSVIECPESPELFTEGDFFITAFFALKEDVDAQLSMIQALVDCGCSGLCVIDMYLSDLSESVKRLADKACFPVMILPNVVPYAEIITNVMDAIIQSKDDIINEMHVDTMLLPGKTAREIYETAKKINARFKEKIVAAFYENVVFSAEDILRKLKNRTDLPDHWSLLKYKSGVLVLMSFGNESKKGIDLRIDAIIKAVEGIGGKYRLGISTLHEALSEINMCIKEALLACDAARAMEDKNIVFYRDLGIYRLLMLLKNEPELKNYMSEIINPVKEYDRKYRTRLLETMISYVENDGDIARTAKALFLHVNTIRYRIEKIKEILHMEHMVGGFYEQISIAVKIHKLCR encoded by the coding sequence ATGGGAATAACCGTTAAAGAAGCTTTAAAATTGAAAGGGCTTGACAGGGCTAAATTAATAGCCGGCGAAAAGGGGCTTGACAGGTTCATAAAAAGAGTGAGCGTCATAGAATGTCCCGAGTCCCCCGAATTATTCACTGAGGGAGATTTTTTTATTACCGCTTTTTTCGCCCTGAAAGAAGATGTCGACGCTCAGCTTTCCATGATACAAGCTCTGGTAGACTGCGGATGCAGCGGGCTGTGCGTTATAGACATGTACCTTTCCGACCTTTCTGAGTCCGTTAAACGACTTGCCGACAAAGCATGCTTTCCGGTAATGATTCTTCCCAATGTTGTGCCTTATGCCGAAATAATCACGAATGTGATGGATGCTATCATTCAGAGCAAAGACGACATTATAAATGAAATGCATGTGGATACAATGCTTTTGCCGGGGAAAACTGCAAGAGAAATATATGAAACCGCAAAAAAAATAAATGCCAGGTTCAAGGAAAAAATTGTGGCCGCCTTTTATGAAAATGTGGTATTTTCTGCTGAAGATATATTAAGGAAATTAAAAAACCGCACTGATCTTCCAGATCACTGGTCATTGCTCAAATATAAAAGCGGTGTCCTTGTCCTGATGAGCTTCGGAAACGAATCAAAGAAAGGTATCGATCTGCGCATAGATGCGATCATAAAAGCGGTTGAAGGCATCGGCGGAAAATACAGGCTTGGGATCAGCACTTTGCATGAAGCTCTTTCTGAAATAAACATGTGCATTAAAGAAGCCTTGCTGGCATGCGATGCGGCCCGAGCCATGGAAGATAAAAATATCGTTTTTTACAGAGACCTGGGGATTTACAGACTTTTGATGCTTTTGAAGAATGAACCGGAACTTAAAAATTATATGAGCGAAATCATAAACCCCGTAAAGGAATATGACCGGAAATACCGCACCAGGCTTCTGGAGACTATGATTTCTTACGTGGAAAATGACGGCGACATCGCCCGAACGGCAAAAGCCCTTTTTCTTCATGTCAATACCATAAGATATCGCATCGAAAAAATCAAGGAAATACTTCATATGGAACATATGGTCGGCGGTTTTTATGAACAGATCTCCATAGCGGTCAAGATCCACAAACTTTGTAGATAA
- a CDS encoding IS1182 family transposase, with translation MLTKKRREIIEQIELVSIDSLVPKDHLLRTIEESINFNFIYNEVKDLYSENTGRPSIDPVVLIKLLMLQALYGIRSMRQTIKEAEVNMAYRWFLGYGLQEKIPHFSTFGKNYERRFKESDLFEKIFERILKEAIECGFIKEDAAFIDATHIKASANKNKYIEKVAKKQVQKYKKELLKEINAEREANGKEPFEEDDDEASGDAEGGNSSTNGKRVKISTTDPESGIFQKGEKERCFAYTASVACDRNNFILGFKIAPGNVHDSQVFSDLFQEVNDKFPEIKAVVVDAGYKTPGICREIIEAEILPVMPYKRPMTKDGYFKKREYVYDEYYDCYICPNNQVLKYSTTNRSGYREYKSDPQICRECPMRLRCTQSKNYTKVVTRHIWEHYVEIAEDIRHTELGKELYKMRCQTIERVFADAKEKHGMRYTNLRGLSKVGHYLTLLFACMNLKKLAMWKRKRGMFPPAAPALHSFFFMILKFFASNKKPLLGCAF, from the coding sequence ATGTTAACGAAGAAAAGACGAGAAATAATAGAGCAGATAGAATTAGTAAGCATTGATAGCTTAGTACCTAAAGACCATCTCCTCAGGACAATAGAAGAAAGCATCAACTTTAACTTCATATATAACGAAGTAAAAGACCTATACAGCGAAAATACAGGCAGACCCAGCATTGATCCAGTGGTATTAATAAAACTGCTCATGCTCCAAGCACTGTATGGAATCCGCTCTATGCGCCAAACCATCAAAGAAGCAGAAGTCAATATGGCTTACCGCTGGTTTCTAGGATATGGGCTCCAAGAAAAAATACCTCACTTCTCGACTTTTGGAAAAAACTATGAACGGCGGTTTAAAGAAAGCGATCTATTTGAAAAGATATTCGAACGAATATTAAAAGAAGCCATAGAGTGCGGGTTTATCAAAGAAGACGCGGCATTTATCGATGCCACCCACATAAAAGCCAGTGCCAATAAGAATAAATACATAGAGAAAGTTGCAAAAAAGCAGGTACAAAAATACAAGAAAGAACTTTTAAAAGAAATCAACGCCGAAAGAGAAGCCAACGGCAAAGAACCGTTTGAAGAAGATGACGATGAAGCTAGCGGCGATGCCGAAGGAGGAAACAGCTCCACCAACGGAAAACGAGTAAAGATAAGCACCACCGATCCTGAAAGCGGCATATTCCAAAAAGGAGAAAAAGAGCGCTGCTTTGCCTACACGGCTTCTGTAGCCTGCGACCGCAACAACTTCATCCTTGGCTTCAAAATAGCACCTGGAAATGTACACGACAGCCAGGTATTCTCCGATCTTTTTCAAGAAGTAAACGATAAATTTCCCGAAATAAAAGCAGTAGTGGTTGATGCAGGCTACAAGACCCCCGGCATATGCAGAGAAATCATTGAAGCGGAAATACTTCCTGTCATGCCATATAAAAGGCCAATGACCAAAGATGGCTACTTTAAAAAGAGAGAATACGTATATGACGAATATTATGACTGCTACATATGCCCTAACAACCAAGTATTAAAATACAGCACCACCAACCGGTCAGGATACCGGGAATACAAGAGCGATCCACAAATATGCCGGGAATGCCCCATGCGTTTGAGATGCACACAGAGCAAAAACTACACGAAAGTGGTAACCCGGCACATATGGGAGCACTATGTGGAAATAGCAGAAGATATAAGGCACACCGAATTAGGCAAAGAATTATACAAGATGCGCTGCCAGACCATCGAGCGGGTATTTGCCGATGCCAAAGAAAAGCATGGTATGCGTTATACGAATCTAAGAGGCTTGAGCAAAGTAGGACATTATCTCACGCTTCTTTTCGCATGCATGAATTTAAAAAAGCTGGCCATGTGGAAGAGAAAACGTGGGATGTTTCCACCGGCAGCCCCTGCTTTGCATTCATTTTTCTTTATGATTTTAAAATTTTTTGCTTCAAATAAAAAACCGCTTTTAGGTTGTGCGTTCTAA
- a CDS encoding pyruvate kinase alpha/beta domain-containing protein, whose protein sequence is MYWGKPGKQNTEKTLELVKKTVKERGIKHVVVASSEGYTAKLFKDADLGANLVVVTHVCGYEAPGKMQFPEELRQELVSSGVKVLTTTHVLSGIERGMSRKFGGVYPTEVMANTLRMFGQGTKVCVEVSIMALDAGLIPYGEDIIAVGGSNEGADTAVIMRPSHAASAFDTWISEILCKPANKE, encoded by the coding sequence ATGTACTGGGGTAAACCTGGAAAACAAAATACTGAAAAGACGCTGGAGTTGGTTAAAAAGACAGTAAAGGAAAGAGGCATCAAACATGTGGTGGTGGCCTCTTCGGAAGGCTATACCGCAAAGCTTTTCAAGGATGCAGACCTGGGCGCAAATCTTGTGGTCGTCACTCATGTTTGCGGTTACGAAGCGCCGGGGAAAATGCAGTTTCCGGAGGAATTGCGGCAGGAGCTTGTTTCATCGGGGGTGAAGGTGCTTACCACCACCCATGTGCTCTCCGGCATTGAGCGGGGTATGAGCCGCAAGTTTGGAGGAGTATACCCCACGGAAGTGATGGCAAACACTCTGCGGATGTTCGGCCAGGGCACCAAGGTATGTGTGGAGGTATCCATCATGGCCCTGGATGCGGGCCTCATACCTTACGGGGAAGATATCATAGCGGTAGGCGGCAGCAATGAAGGCGCTGACACCGCTGTGATAATGCGGCCATCCCATGCGGCCAGCGCCTTCGACACCTGGATTTCGGAGATCCTTTGCAAGCCGGCAAATAAAGAATAA
- a CDS encoding aspartate/glutamate racemase family protein, giving the protein MKKILVISPITTVHFSGMTKEYLEGIRSPGTEVEYVNIKKGPASIETFYDEAYALPEILRIVDEYNTKCDAIMINCFADPAVNAARELADIPVVGPAEASMALALMLGHKFAVISTLRNSGPWIELQARTYGIENRMAAAIGIDIPVLELKTDLKKTAAYLIDAAKELIESKGAEVIVLGCTGMAPVADMIRKELNVPVVEPMAAAFKMAEMMADLRLKHSKIGLYMTPDKGKISGY; this is encoded by the coding sequence ATGAAGAAAATCCTGGTAATAAGCCCTATCACTACCGTGCATTTTAGTGGGATGACAAAGGAATATCTTGAGGGTATAAGAAGTCCGGGCACTGAAGTGGAATATGTAAATATAAAAAAGGGGCCGGCGTCGATTGAGACCTTTTACGATGAAGCCTATGCACTCCCCGAAATATTGAGAATAGTGGATGAATATAATACAAAATGCGATGCCATAATGATTAACTGCTTTGCGGACCCAGCCGTAAACGCCGCCAGGGAACTTGCCGACATCCCCGTCGTAGGCCCGGCTGAAGCATCCATGGCCCTTGCCCTCATGCTTGGTCACAAATTTGCCGTCATCTCCACTTTGAGGAATTCCGGGCCATGGATAGAGCTTCAAGCCAGGACCTACGGGATAGAGAACCGGATGGCGGCGGCAATAGGGATAGATATACCGGTGCTAGAACTTAAGACAGACTTAAAAAAGACCGCTGCATACCTCATAGATGCTGCAAAAGAGCTTATAGAATCGAAAGGGGCCGAAGTAATAGTCCTGGGGTGCACCGGTATGGCGCCTGTTGCCGATATGATCAGGAAAGAATTAAACGTCCCCGTAGTTGAGCCCATGGCTGCAGCCTTCAAAATGGCTGAAATGATGGCTGATCTAAGGCTAAAGCACTCAAAGATCGGACTGTACATGACTCCAGATAAAGGGAAGATAAGCGGTTATTAA
- a CDS encoding IS1182 family transposase, with amino-acid sequence MLTKKRREIIEQIELVSIDSLVPKDHLLRTIEESINFNFIYNEVKDLYSENTGRPSIDPVVLIKLLMLQALYGIRSMRQTIKEAEVNMAYRWFLGYGLQEKIPHFSTFGKNYERRFKESDLFEKIFERILKEAIECGFIKEDAVFIDATHIKASANKNKYIEKVAKKQVQKYKKELLKEINAEREANGKEPFEEDDDEASGDAEGGNSSTNGKRVKISTTDPESGIFQKGEKERCFAYTASVACDRNNFILGFKIAPGNVHDSQVFSDLFQEVNDKFPEIKAVVVDAGYKTPGICREIIEAEILPVMPYKRPMTKDGYFKKREYVYDEYYDCYICPNKQVLKYSTTNRSGYREYKSDPQICRECPMRLRCTQSKNYTKVVTRHIWEHYVEIAEDIRHTELGKELYKMRCQTIERVFADAKEKHGMRYTNLRGLSKVGHYLTLLFACMNLKKLAMWKRKRGMFPPAAPALHSFFFMILKFFASNKKPLLGCAF; translated from the coding sequence ATGTTAACGAAGAAAAGACGAGAAATAATAGAGCAGATAGAATTAGTAAGCATTGATAGCTTAGTACCTAAAGACCATCTCCTCAGGACAATAGAAGAAAGCATCAACTTTAACTTCATATATAACGAAGTAAAAGACCTATACAGCGAAAATACAGGCAGACCCAGCATTGATCCAGTGGTATTAATAAAACTGCTCATGCTCCAAGCACTGTATGGAATCCGCTCTATGCGCCAAACCATCAAAGAAGCAGAAGTCAATATGGCTTACCGCTGGTTTCTAGGATATGGGCTCCAAGAAAAAATACCTCACTTCTCGACTTTTGGAAAAAACTATGAACGGCGGTTTAAAGAAAGCGATCTATTTGAAAAGATATTCGAACGAATATTAAAAGAAGCCATAGAGTGCGGGTTTATCAAAGAAGACGCGGTATTTATCGATGCCACCCACATAAAAGCCAGTGCCAATAAGAATAAATACATAGAGAAAGTTGCAAAAAAGCAGGTACAAAAATACAAGAAAGAACTTTTAAAAGAAATCAACGCCGAAAGAGAAGCCAACGGCAAAGAACCGTTTGAAGAAGATGACGATGAAGCTAGCGGCGATGCCGAAGGAGGAAACAGCTCCACCAACGGAAAACGAGTAAAGATAAGCACCACCGATCCTGAAAGCGGCATATTCCAAAAAGGAGAAAAAGAGCGCTGCTTTGCCTACACGGCTTCTGTAGCCTGCGACCGCAACAACTTCATCCTTGGCTTCAAAATAGCACCTGGAAATGTACACGACAGCCAGGTATTCTCCGATCTTTTTCAAGAAGTAAACGATAAATTTCCCGAAATAAAAGCAGTAGTGGTTGATGCAGGCTACAAGACCCCCGGCATATGCAGAGAAATCATTGAAGCGGAAATACTTCCTGTCATGCCATATAAAAGGCCAATGACCAAAGATGGCTACTTTAAAAAGAGAGAATACGTATATGACGAATATTATGACTGCTACATATGCCCTAACAAGCAAGTATTAAAATACAGCACCACCAACCGGTCAGGATACCGGGAATACAAGAGCGATCCACAAATATGCCGGGAATGCCCCATGCGTTTGAGATGCACACAGAGCAAAAACTACACGAAAGTGGTAACCCGGCACATATGGGAGCACTATGTGGAAATAGCAGAAGATATAAGGCACACCGAATTAGGCAAAGAATTATACAAGATGCGCTGCCAGACCATCGAGCGGGTATTTGCCGATGCCAAAGAAAAGCATGGTATGCGTTATACGAATCTAAGAGGCTTGAGCAAAGTAGGACATTATCTCACGCTTCTTTTCGCATGCATGAATTTAAAAAAGCTGGCCATGTGGAAGAGAAAACGTGGGATGTTTCCACCGGCAGCCCCTGCTTTGCATTCATTTTTCTTTATGATTTTAAAATTTTTTGCTTCAAATAAAAAACCGCTTTTAGGTTGTGCGTTCTAA
- a CDS encoding cytochrome c biogenesis CcdA family protein, with amino-acid sequence MGNIGFWAAFAAGILAFFSPCVLPLLPVYVSVLAGSAGENYIKNGRSYIGSGKKRSVLFINTVFFILGFSAVFILLGISVTALSRYLLFNRLWLTKIAGAFVVFFGLFLLGAFNLPFLLKERRAEMHFEKVTPLSAFLLGNAFSLGWTPCIGPVLSSVLFMAGSTQNYLAGFWLLLVFSTGLAMPFMILALAADRAMGFLKVSQKYLPHLQKAAGVVLIIMGALLYLNRLK; translated from the coding sequence ATGGGCAACATTGGTTTCTGGGCGGCTTTTGCGGCGGGGATTCTGGCCTTTTTTTCACCCTGCGTGCTTCCCCTATTGCCGGTCTATGTCAGTGTGCTAGCGGGAAGCGCAGGTGAAAATTATATAAAAAATGGCAGGAGTTACATTGGTTCCGGAAAAAAAAGAAGTGTTCTGTTTATCAACACCGTCTTTTTTATCCTGGGATTTTCCGCTGTATTCATCTTGCTGGGAATTTCGGTGACGGCTTTGAGCAGGTATCTGCTTTTTAACCGGTTGTGGCTTACAAAAATAGCGGGAGCGTTTGTGGTGTTTTTCGGACTGTTTTTGCTCGGAGCCTTTAACCTGCCATTCTTACTTAAAGAACGGCGGGCTGAAATGCATTTTGAAAAAGTCACGCCGCTTTCAGCCTTTCTACTGGGAAATGCTTTTTCCCTGGGATGGACACCGTGCATCGGCCCTGTGCTCTCTTCGGTACTCTTCATGGCCGGCAGCACTCAAAATTACCTGGCCGGATTCTGGCTGCTTCTGGTGTTTTCCACGGGACTGGCGATGCCTTTTATGATCCTGGCGCTAGCTGCTGACAGGGCTATGGGGTTTTTAAAGGTTTCTCAAAAATACCTGCCGCATCTTCAGAAGGCGGCAGGAGTGGTATTAATAATAATGGGGGCTTTGTTGTATTTAAACCGACTAAAGTAG
- a CDS encoding PepSY domain-containing protein → MNLKETFKKYGVPFLAGTVILGSAAGFTGISKSIAAPQNPPAVQQQAQKEDQQQSPLYKGSIFLGQQDQTESKAQDLKETKDVKAEQQEDANLASKAKIKKDEAIKAAMAAYPGYAVKGAAIGNENGYLIYEIKMVDNARKSLEVKVDAGNGKVLAADNQAEDNEKENKAEEAHSAVDNDNIQEEVEE, encoded by the coding sequence ATGAATCTCAAAGAAACATTCAAAAAGTATGGGGTGCCGTTTCTGGCGGGAACGGTAATCCTGGGGAGCGCGGCAGGATTTACGGGAATATCGAAATCCATAGCTGCTCCTCAAAATCCACCGGCGGTCCAGCAGCAGGCACAAAAAGAGGACCAGCAACAGAGCCCGTTATATAAGGGTTCTATATTCTTAGGCCAGCAGGACCAGACTGAAAGTAAAGCTCAAGATTTAAAAGAAACTAAAGACGTTAAAGCGGAACAACAGGAAGATGCAAACCTTGCTTCGAAAGCAAAAATAAAAAAAGATGAAGCCATAAAAGCGGCTATGGCGGCTTATCCGGGATATGCGGTCAAAGGTGCAGCCATCGGAAATGAAAATGGATACCTCATCTATGAAATAAAGATGGTTGACAATGCTAGAAAATCGCTCGAGGTAAAGGTCGACGCCGGCAATGGCAAGGTACTGGCCGCCGATAATCAAGCAGAAGATAATGAAAAGGAAAACAAGGCAGAAGAAGCTCATTCGGCAGTAGATAACGATAACATTCAGGAAGAAGTGGAAGAATAA
- a CDS encoding peroxiredoxin family protein, with product MKISGNNVFASAILIALVLILSVILSGCGVLSRNGTNRDNTPGSGSPSTTDSSKSSNDVKYSSGSSSDKAAVKNTPEVKPFEGYKAPDFELEDLSGNKVKLSGLCGKTVVINFWSLDCPYCLAEMPEFDSFNSSKPTDVEVLMVNLDRDQKKLSTYIKNKGYKFTVLKDEKAKTLRSYLIRGVPTTIVVGKDGIVAARVEGPVTKQILGELVKTSPSNKAPVSS from the coding sequence ATGAAAATCAGCGGCAATAATGTTTTTGCATCGGCCATTCTTATTGCTCTCGTGTTGATTCTATCAGTGATTCTGTCCGGCTGCGGAGTTCTCAGCAGGAATGGCACCAATCGGGATAATACTCCCGGCTCTGGTTCCCCTTCCACCACCGATTCTTCAAAATCATCCAATGATGTGAAATATTCCTCTGGCAGCTCTTCGGATAAGGCGGCTGTAAAAAATACCCCGGAGGTTAAACCCTTTGAGGGATATAAGGCGCCAGACTTTGAGCTGGAAGACCTTTCAGGGAACAAGGTCAAGCTTTCCGGCCTTTGCGGCAAAACGGTGGTCATAAATTTCTGGTCTCTGGACTGCCCTTACTGTCTTGCCGAAATGCCGGAGTTTGATTCATTCAATTCGTCAAAACCAACAGATGTGGAAGTGTTGATGGTTAACCTCGACCGGGACCAGAAGAAACTCTCCACATATATTAAAAACAAGGGGTATAAATTCACCGTTTTAAAAGATGAAAAGGCAAAAACATTGAGGTCTTACCTCATCCGGGGAGTTCCCACCACCATAGTGGTAGGAAAAGACGGCATTGTCGCTGCCCGGGTGGAGGGACCTGTCACAAAACAGATTCTGGGAGAACTGGTTAAAACTTCACCCTCCAATAAAGCCCCGGTCTCTTCCTGA
- the deoC gene encoding deoxyribose-phosphate aldolase: protein MLSKQELAGYIDHTQLKPVATYEDIEKLCSEAKEYGFYSVCVNSCYVKYAVEKLAGSNVKVAATVGFPLGTASTGAKAFEAAEAIRAGASEIDMVMNVGLLKSGDYFAVREDMEAVVKAAKQINPDAKVKVILEMCYLNPSEKVTACQLARDAGADFVKTSTGFGPGGATVEDVELMKKLVGDSMGVKAAGGIRDLKTTMAMIEAGATRIGASAGVAIILELDRSKNG from the coding sequence ATGCTATCCAAACAAGAACTTGCCGGATATATTGATCATACTCAGTTAAAGCCCGTGGCTACATATGAAGACATCGAAAAGCTATGCAGTGAAGCTAAAGAATATGGATTTTATTCGGTTTGTGTGAATTCCTGTTACGTAAAATATGCGGTGGAAAAGCTGGCCGGCAGCAATGTAAAAGTTGCCGCCACCGTTGGGTTTCCACTGGGGACGGCTTCCACCGGGGCTAAAGCCTTTGAGGCTGCGGAGGCTATTAGGGCGGGGGCCAGTGAAATCGACATGGTCATGAATGTGGGACTTTTAAAGAGTGGGGACTATTTTGCTGTACGGGAAGATATGGAGGCAGTGGTGAAAGCCGCAAAACAGATTAATCCCGACGCGAAAGTCAAGGTTATCCTGGAGATGTGCTACCTTAATCCCAGCGAAAAAGTTACTGCATGCCAGCTTGCCAGAGATGCCGGGGCGGACTTTGTAAAAACCTCTACAGGTTTTGGACCGGGAGGAGCCACTGTAGAAGATGTGGAACTCATGAAAAAGCTCGTGGGGGATTCCATGGGCGTGAAGGCTGCAGGAGGAATAAGGGACCTTAAAACTACCATGGCCATGATTGAAGCCGGGGCTACCCGGATCGGGGCCAGCGCCGGGGTTGCCATTATTTTGGAACTTGATAGAAGTAAGAATGGATAA
- a CDS encoding DUF917 domain-containing protein: protein MQKLTRQDLYDILYGCTILGTGGGGKLEQGLSLVDRALGAGNEFILADLNEIPDDALIACPYYCGSISPITPEQEAKYAALPHIDEEPALRAFRILEEYEGKKFYGAISTELGGSNTAVAFYVAAMMGIYIIDADPAGRSVPELQHSTFFINNLQITPMAVANEFGDTIIVKDVVDDFRAEALVRAMAVASKNHVGVADHLTTARKLKKAVIPGAISYALKIGRAYRQAKEDNKDLAAELAKAGSGYVIFRGIVRDLKWQDKDGFTIGDTFIEGDREFEGSDYRIWFKNENIISWKNGKIDVTVPDLICIVSDDTKQPVTNPNFEPGLRVSVIGLPAPKEWRTSEGLKVFGPKHFGYDIEYVPIEKKF, encoded by the coding sequence ATGCAAAAACTGACAAGACAGGACTTATATGACATACTTTACGGGTGTACCATTCTTGGTACCGGCGGAGGCGGGAAACTGGAGCAAGGGCTTTCCCTGGTCGACCGGGCCCTGGGTGCCGGCAATGAATTTATTTTAGCTGATCTCAATGAAATACCAGATGACGCTCTTATTGCATGTCCGTACTATTGTGGCTCCATATCACCAATCACACCTGAGCAGGAGGCGAAGTACGCCGCTCTGCCGCACATAGATGAAGAGCCCGCATTAAGGGCCTTCAGGATACTGGAGGAATACGAGGGCAAAAAGTTTTACGGTGCGATTTCTACAGAACTGGGCGGCTCAAATACCGCCGTGGCCTTTTACGTGGCGGCCATGATGGGCATTTACATAATAGATGCGGACCCTGCAGGCCGTTCGGTCCCCGAACTGCAACACTCCACCTTTTTTATCAACAATCTGCAGATAACACCAATGGCTGTGGCCAACGAATTTGGAGATACAATCATTGTGAAGGATGTGGTAGACGATTTCCGGGCCGAGGCTCTTGTCAGGGCGATGGCGGTGGCGAGCAAGAACCATGTTGGAGTCGCCGACCACCTGACTACGGCGAGAAAACTTAAGAAAGCCGTGATTCCCGGAGCCATTTCCTACGCTTTAAAGATAGGCAGGGCATACAGACAGGCAAAAGAGGACAACAAAGACCTGGCGGCAGAGCTTGCAAAGGCCGGAAGCGGCTATGTAATCTTCAGGGGAATCGTAAGGGATTTGAAATGGCAAGACAAAGACGGATTTACCATCGGGGATACGTTTATTGAAGGCGACAGAGAATTCGAGGGATCGGATTACAGGATATGGTTTAAAAACGAGAACATCATCTCATGGAAAAACGGCAAGATTGATGTAACCGTTCCCGACCTTATATGCATTGTCTCCGACGACACGAAACAACCTGTTACAAACCCGAATTTTGAACCCGGGCTAAGGGTCTCCGTGATCGGGTTACCCGCACCAAAAGAGTGGAGGACCTCCGAGGGCCTCAAGGTCTTCGGGCCAAAGCATTTTGGGTATGATATCGAGTATGTGCCCATCGAAAAAAAGTTTTAA